Proteins encoded within one genomic window of Bacteroides sedimenti:
- a CDS encoding SPFH domain-containing protein — MNNKESDFEGLSLNGFLMLFFNLLLIAACVVLFFLYDTTGDIGIIAGIVGIIVSLFIFGGFIQLEPNQARAMVFFGKYKGTFKRTGFFWVNPFLDKKKLSLRARNLDVQPIKVNDKTGNPIMIGLVLVWRLKDTYKAMFEIDSQTLAEASAGVGPNATAVGRSVAGRMNAFENFVKIQSDAALRQVAGQYAYDDNEGEATGLTLRSGGEEINNQLEQKLNERLMMAGIEIVEARLNYLAYAPEIAAVMLRRQQASAIISAREKIVEGAVSMVKMALNKLSEEKIVELDEEKKAAMVSNLLVVLCADEAAQPMVNTGMSQ, encoded by the coding sequence ATGAATAATAAAGAATCCGATTTTGAAGGTCTTAGTCTTAATGGCTTTCTGATGCTGTTTTTCAATCTTTTATTGATTGCAGCTTGTGTTGTGCTTTTCTTTTTATACGATACAACTGGCGATATTGGAATAATTGCTGGTATAGTAGGTATTATTGTCAGCTTGTTTATATTCGGTGGATTTATTCAGCTGGAGCCTAATCAGGCAAGGGCAATGGTCTTTTTTGGCAAGTATAAAGGAACTTTCAAGCGAACCGGATTCTTTTGGGTAAATCCTTTTCTCGATAAAAAGAAATTATCTCTCCGGGCACGTAATCTAGATGTACAACCCATTAAAGTGAATGACAAAACCGGGAATCCCATTATGATTGGTTTGGTGCTTGTATGGCGCCTTAAAGATACATATAAAGCAATGTTCGAAATTGATTCTCAGACCCTGGCCGAAGCCAGTGCCGGAGTTGGGCCGAATGCTACTGCAGTAGGACGTTCTGTTGCCGGACGGATGAATGCTTTCGAGAATTTTGTGAAGATTCAGAGTGACGCAGCTCTTCGTCAGGTGGCGGGACAATATGCTTATGATGATAACGAAGGTGAAGCAACTGGTTTGACTCTTCGTTCGGGTGGAGAAGAAATAAATAACCAGCTAGAACAAAAACTGAACGAACGCCTGATGATGGCTGGAATCGAGATTGTTGAAGCAAGACTTAACTATCTGGCTTATGCTCCCGAGATTGCGGCAGTAATGCTTCGTCGCCAGCAAGCATCGGCTATTATCTCAGCACGCGAGAAGATTGTTGAAGGCGCTGTTTCAATGGTAAAAATGGCTTTGAACAAACTTTCTGAGGAGAAGATTGTTGAACTAGATGAGGAGAAGAAAGCAGCTATGGTAAGCAACCTGCTAGTTGTTCTCTGTGCCGATGAGGCAGCACAGCCAATGGTAAACACCGGCATGAGCCAATAA
- a CDS encoding alpha/beta hydrolase produces MKKVIHFVLLLFFPISLMASLPDDKFHSSEQLLQYIMEGKGEQAHLMLSDNVKSLISVDQMNNLWKGLVAIAGDYQNKSEWKEQNVSGKTVYYCDLRFSHKTLRCNTAFDKNGLATTLNFVPSPLQAPPPMVYVNDSVMQEKGIKVVTGKFELPGTLCMPKGKTMVPVVILVSGSGANDRDETIGPNKPFRDLAHGLAKEGIASIRYDKRTLVYGNKSVPEGEEPSMENEYVQDVLSAVRLAKNISGVDSSRIFIVGHSQGAYLAPRLAQRCRDIKGIVMMSGNARHLADLLPEQIGYLYSLDSLTSEKKKQLDDLKVQVANVKKLGKKGFDSGIALPLGLPASYWKDINEYNQLKVAKSLKCPILILQGERDYQVTMTDFLLWHKNLNGRKNVSFRSYPKLNHLYMEGTGKSSPTEYFKPATIPDYVSQELAEWINKQK; encoded by the coding sequence ATGAAAAAGGTCATTCATTTTGTTTTGCTTCTGTTCTTTCCCATTTCACTTATGGCTAGTCTACCGGACGATAAATTCCATTCGTCAGAGCAGCTGCTTCAGTACATCATGGAGGGGAAAGGAGAACAAGCGCATCTGATGCTGAGTGACAATGTGAAATCACTGATCAGCGTAGATCAGATGAATAATTTATGGAAAGGATTGGTTGCCATTGCGGGAGACTACCAGAATAAAAGCGAGTGGAAGGAACAAAATGTTTCGGGAAAAACCGTTTACTACTGTGACCTTCGTTTTTCTCATAAGACTTTACGCTGTAATACTGCTTTTGACAAGAACGGCCTGGCCACAACTCTGAACTTTGTACCATCGCCATTACAGGCACCGCCACCAATGGTTTATGTGAACGATTCGGTTATGCAGGAAAAAGGAATCAAGGTTGTAACCGGAAAGTTCGAACTCCCAGGGACACTTTGTATGCCCAAAGGAAAAACGATGGTGCCAGTGGTGATACTGGTTTCAGGCTCCGGTGCAAATGATCGGGATGAAACAATCGGTCCCAACAAACCTTTCCGTGATTTGGCTCACGGTCTTGCCAAAGAAGGCATAGCATCCATTCGCTATGATAAGCGTACACTGGTGTATGGCAATAAATCGGTTCCTGAAGGTGAAGAGCCTTCGATGGAAAATGAATATGTGCAGGATGTACTTTCAGCAGTCCGGCTTGCAAAGAATATTTCAGGAGTGGATAGTAGCCGGATTTTTATTGTGGGACATAGTCAGGGGGCATATCTCGCTCCGCGTCTGGCTCAACGTTGTAGAGATATCAAAGGGATTGTGATGATGTCGGGCAATGCAAGGCATCTGGCCGATTTATTACCAGAACAGATAGGATATCTTTATTCGCTTGATAGCCTTACTAGTGAAAAGAAAAAACAGCTGGATGATTTGAAAGTGCAGGTTGCAAATGTGAAGAAACTCGGTAAAAAGGGTTTCGATTCCGGAATTGCACTTCCATTAGGGTTGCCCGCTTCTTATTGGAAAGACATCAACGAATATAACCAGTTGAAAGTTGCTAAGTCGCTTAAATGCCCCATCTTGATTCTTCAGGGCGAACGAGATTATCAGGTAACTATGACAGATTTCTTGCTTTGGCATAAAAACTTGAATGGTAGAAAGAATGTATCTTTTCGATCGTATCCGAAGCTGAACCATCTATATATGGAGGGTACTGGTAAATCTTCTCCGACTGAATATTTTAAACCTGCCACAATTCCCGATTATGTATCTCAAGAGCTTGCTGAATGGATAAACAAGCAAAAATAA
- a CDS encoding DUF1648 domain-containing protein yields MLRIFPPFYKNQQDIRLPRTKVDKIMEAIALLLLIATWLLAIIFYPKLPDVIPVHFNFAGEADGWGSKSHLFILAAVATLVMALTGFSAYYPMRMTNLRIKFTEETKATQLFLASRLLRTVNILIGVLFILVEFSMASSLFTVKPRLFSLLTGVIVILLLLSILVYFALARKYRK; encoded by the coding sequence ATGCTTAGAATATTTCCACCTTTCTACAAAAATCAACAGGATATTCGACTTCCACGAACTAAAGTGGATAAAATAATGGAAGCAATTGCATTGCTCTTACTGATTGCCACATGGCTATTGGCTATTATTTTCTACCCAAAATTGCCCGATGTTATTCCGGTACATTTTAATTTCGCCGGAGAAGCAGACGGGTGGGGTAGTAAGAGTCATCTTTTTATTTTGGCAGCCGTGGCTACTTTAGTTATGGCTCTTACAGGATTCAGCGCTTATTATCCTATGCGGATGACCAATCTCCGGATAAAATTCACGGAAGAGACCAAGGCGACCCAATTATTTCTTGCATCGCGACTGTTACGCACAGTCAATATCTTGATTGGGGTGCTATTTATTCTGGTTGAGTTCAGCATGGCATCTTCTCTTTTTACAGTAAAACCCAGATTGTTTTCTTTGTTAACTGGTGTAATTGTTATATTGCTGTTGCTGTCAATCCTTGTGTATTTTGCACTTGCCCGAAAATACAGGAAATAA
- a CDS encoding BlaI/MecI/CopY family transcriptional regulator → MKGLTSKEEEIMGFFWEKGPLFVKQMLDFYEEPKPHFNTLSTIVRGLEEKKYLSHETFGNTYQYFAIVSEEDYRKGTLRNVISKYFNNSYLGAVSSLIEEEDISLDDLKDLIKKVEKAHQK, encoded by the coding sequence ATGAAAGGATTAACAAGTAAAGAAGAAGAAATTATGGGTTTTTTCTGGGAGAAAGGCCCGTTGTTTGTGAAGCAGATGCTGGACTTCTATGAAGAGCCCAAACCGCATTTCAATACATTATCCACCATTGTCCGAGGATTGGAGGAAAAGAAATATTTAAGTCATGAAACGTTTGGAAATACCTATCAATACTTTGCAATAGTAAGTGAAGAAGATTACCGCAAAGGGACATTGAGAAATGTTATTAGTAAGTATTTCAATAATTCATATCTGGGTGCAGTTTCTTCATTGATTGAAGAAGAAGATATATCTCTTGACGATCTAAAAGATCTGATTAAGAAAGTGGAGAAGGCGCATCAAAAGTAG
- a CDS encoding M56 family metallopeptidase, with product MGTFFVYILKSSICLTIFYLFYRLLLSRETFHRFNRIALLGILGLSLLIPLCEVTIEQPKTMIDWQQLIMMADNSNIQAVNVKTPSVSWSEVILLCYLVGLFFFFFRILYSLAIVTRLLKSGQRKTLENGIILIVHQNHKMAPFSWMRYVVISSVDLQESGREILIHEIAHIKNRHSMDLLVAEFCTFFHWFNPAAWLMKQEIQNIHEYEADETVINQGIDAKQYQLLLIKKAVGTRLYSMANSFNHSKLKKRITMMLKEKSNPWARVKYLYVLPLAALAVAAFARPEISGKLNEISAVEVNDLSAVVKGYSGNNISDEEAPDNQKQAQLVLNGKLVPTDTASRKNQIACDTTTGSYKTKNAWNAVDKLLSTKSSEADPLILVDEKEITKERLDVLDPEKIESISVLKDKSAASVYGEKGKNGVVLIRTKDSSKGGVVNLSSQPLVVMDGIELSYDTFQTINPENIESISVLKDKAATSIYGEKGKNGVIIIVTKK from the coding sequence ATGGGAACCTTCTTTGTCTATATACTAAAGTCATCTATCTGTCTGACTATATTTTATCTGTTTTACAGGCTGCTTCTCAGTCGTGAAACGTTTCATCGGTTTAACCGGATTGCATTGCTGGGAATTCTGGGGTTGTCATTGCTTATTCCTTTATGTGAAGTGACTATAGAACAACCGAAGACAATGATAGACTGGCAGCAACTGATTATGATGGCCGATAATTCCAATATACAAGCAGTAAATGTGAAAACGCCTTCTGTTTCGTGGAGTGAGGTCATCCTGCTGTGCTATCTGGTTGGTTTATTTTTCTTCTTTTTCCGGATTCTCTATTCTCTTGCAATTGTTACACGGTTGTTGAAATCTGGCCAAAGAAAAACATTAGAAAACGGAATTATTCTGATTGTTCACCAGAATCATAAAATGGCCCCTTTTAGTTGGATGAGGTATGTTGTTATTTCCAGTGTAGACTTGCAAGAGAGTGGGAGGGAAATCTTAATTCATGAAATTGCTCACATAAAAAACCGTCATTCAATGGATCTGCTTGTTGCAGAGTTCTGTACCTTTTTCCACTGGTTTAATCCAGCTGCCTGGCTGATGAAGCAGGAAATACAGAATATACACGAGTATGAAGCGGACGAAACGGTCATCAATCAAGGCATCGATGCAAAACAATATCAGTTATTATTAATCAAAAAAGCTGTCGGCACAAGGCTCTACTCTATGGCCAACAGCTTTAATCACAGCAAACTAAAAAAAAGAATTACTATGATGTTAAAAGAAAAATCAAATCCGTGGGCACGGGTGAAGTACCTCTATGTACTTCCGTTGGCAGCTTTAGCTGTTGCCGCTTTTGCCCGTCCCGAAATCTCTGGAAAATTAAATGAGATTTCTGCAGTCGAAGTTAATGATTTATCTGCAGTTGTGAAAGGGTATTCTGGAAATAATATTTCCGATGAGGAGGCTCCTGATAATCAAAAACAAGCACAACTTGTTCTCAACGGAAAACTAGTTCCTACTGATACTGCTAGTCGAAAGAATCAAATAGCATGTGATACCACTACAGGTTCTTACAAAACTAAAAATGCTTGGAACGCTGTGGATAAGCTGTTATCAACTAAAAGTTCGGAAGCAGATCCCTTGATTCTCGTTGACGAGAAAGAGATTACAAAAGAGAGGTTAGATGTGTTGGATCCAGAAAAAATTGAATCTATTTCTGTTTTAAAGGATAAATCTGCAGCGTCAGTGTATGGTGAAAAGGGAAAGAATGGAGTTGTGCTAATAAGAACGAAAGATTCTTCAAAGGGTGGTGTTGTCAATCTTTCTTCTCAGCCATTGGTTGTTATGGATGGAATAGAATTGTCTTATGACACTTTTCAAACAATCAATCCGGAAAACATCGAATCTATTTCTGTTTTAAAGGATAAGGCTGCAACTTCAATATATGGTGAGAAGGGCAAAAATGGAGTTATAATCATTGTTACTAAAAAATAG
- the miaA gene encoding tRNA (adenosine(37)-N6)-dimethylallyltransferase MiaA has protein sequence MSKTLLVLIGPTGVGKTELSLYLADHFGSPIISSDSRQLYADLKIGTAAPTMEQLSKAPHYFIGTLKLTDYYSAAQYEADVLLLLEKLFQTKDVVVMTGGSMMYIDAVCKGIDDIPTVDKDTRELLLQKYETEGLENLCSELKLLDPDYYNIVDLKNPKRVIHALEICYMTGKTYTSFRTRSAKERPFHILKIGLTRDREELYERINRRVDIMMEEGLLEEARKVYPYKHLNSLNTVGYKELFNYFDGYWELPFAIEKIKQNSRIYSRKQMTWFKRDEEIVWFHPDQETEIMDYIQKMLND, from the coding sequence ATGAGTAAAACTTTACTTGTTCTTATAGGGCCTACAGGTGTCGGAAAAACGGAACTTAGTTTATATTTGGCCGATCATTTTGGTTCACCCATTATATCTTCCGATTCCCGACAGCTGTATGCCGATCTCAAAATTGGAACGGCTGCTCCAACCATGGAACAGCTCAGCAAAGCTCCTCATTATTTTATTGGCACACTTAAATTGACTGATTATTACAGTGCCGCACAATACGAAGCTGATGTCTTACTACTTCTAGAAAAACTATTTCAGACAAAAGATGTGGTGGTGATGACTGGCGGGTCAATGATGTACATCGACGCCGTCTGCAAAGGAATAGATGATATACCCACAGTTGATAAAGATACCCGCGAACTACTACTTCAAAAATATGAAACAGAAGGTTTAGAAAACCTCTGTTCAGAGTTAAAACTTCTTGATCCTGATTATTATAATATTGTTGATCTTAAAAATCCAAAGCGAGTGATTCATGCGCTGGAGATTTGCTATATGACAGGAAAGACCTATACCTCCTTCCGTACGCGAAGTGCGAAAGAAAGGCCTTTCCATATCTTGAAAATAGGTCTTACTCGTGATCGGGAAGAGCTTTATGAACGTATCAACCGAAGGGTGGATATCATGATGGAAGAAGGCCTACTGGAAGAGGCCAGAAAGGTCTATCCTTACAAACATCTGAATTCTCTGAATACAGTAGGATACAAAGAGCTTTTTAATTACTTCGATGGCTACTGGGAACTTCCTTTCGCTATTGAGAAGATCAAACAAAACTCCCGCATCTACTCCCGCAAACAAATGACCTGGTTCAAACGAGACGAGGAGATTGTCTGGTTTCACCCTGATCAGGAAACGGAAATCATGGATTATATACAAAAGATGCTTAATGACTAA
- a CDS encoding IS1096 element passenger TnpR family protein: protein MVYRFTIISDEIDDFVREIQIDSEATFYDFHEAIIKSVGYADDQMTSFFICDDDWEKEKEITLEDMDKSSDEDNWIMKDTLLSDLIEDEKQKLIYVFDYMTERSFFIELTEIITGKDLKTAACTKKAGEAPKQMIDFEEMTAANTSIDLDENFYGDESYDSEDFDAEGFDIDTNEIADNSFDKDSY, encoded by the coding sequence ATGGTATACAGATTTACAATTATATCTGATGAAATTGACGATTTTGTCAGAGAGATACAGATTGATTCGGAAGCTACATTCTACGATTTCCACGAAGCAATTATCAAATCAGTTGGATATGCGGATGATCAGATGACATCCTTCTTTATCTGCGATGATGACTGGGAGAAAGAGAAAGAAATTACCTTGGAAGATATGGACAAGAGCTCTGACGAAGATAACTGGATCATGAAAGATACCCTTCTCAGCGACCTTATTGAGGATGAAAAACAAAAACTCATCTATGTATTCGATTACATGACAGAACGTTCTTTCTTCATAGAACTTACAGAAATCATTACCGGAAAAGACCTGAAAACAGCTGCTTGCACAAAAAAAGCAGGTGAAGCTCCGAAGCAGATGATAGACTTCGAAGAGATGACTGCAGCCAATACCTCCATAGATTTAGATGAGAACTTTTATGGCGACGAGAGTTATGATTCAGAAGATTTTGATGCAGAGGGTTTTGACATCGACACAAATGAAATTGCCGATAACTCTTTCGACAAAGATAGCTATTAA
- the lpxA gene encoding acyl-ACP--UDP-N-acetylglucosamine O-acyltransferase — MISPLAYIHPEAQIGENVEIAPFVFIDKNVVIGNNNKIMSNVSILSGARIGNGNTFFPGAVISAIPQDLKFKGEDTTAEIGDNNLIRENVTINRGTAAKGKTIVGSNNLLMEGVHVAHDALVGSRCIIGNSTKMAGEIVIDDNAIVSAAVLMHQFCHVGSYVMIQGGSRFSKDIPPYIIAGRDPITYSGINIVGLRRHGFSNELIENIHNTYRIIYQSGLNIKDALVKVKEEIPACPEIEYIINFIENSQRGIIK, encoded by the coding sequence ATGATTAGTCCTTTAGCATATATACATCCGGAAGCTCAAATAGGCGAAAACGTAGAGATTGCTCCTTTTGTCTTTATCGATAAGAATGTTGTAATCGGCAATAACAATAAGATTATGTCCAATGTCAGCATCTTATCTGGAGCACGCATAGGTAATGGAAATACGTTTTTCCCGGGAGCAGTGATCAGTGCCATTCCTCAGGATCTGAAATTTAAGGGAGAAGATACGACTGCCGAAATAGGAGACAACAACCTGATTCGTGAAAATGTAACCATTAACCGCGGGACTGCAGCCAAAGGCAAAACAATAGTGGGTAGTAACAACCTACTAATGGAAGGAGTTCACGTAGCTCACGATGCTTTAGTCGGGAGCAGATGTATAATTGGAAATTCCACAAAAATGGCAGGCGAAATCGTCATCGATGATAATGCAATTGTTAGTGCAGCTGTACTTATGCATCAGTTCTGCCACGTAGGTAGTTATGTGATGATACAGGGTGGTTCTCGTTTCAGTAAGGACATACCTCCCTATATTATTGCTGGACGTGATCCGATTACTTACTCCGGGATTAATATTGTAGGACTTCGCAGACACGGTTTCTCTAATGAACTGATAGAAAACATCCACAATACTTACCGCATTATTTATCAAAGCGGTCTGAACATTAAAGATGCTCTTGTCAAAGTAAAGGAGGAAATTCCTGCTTGCCCAGAAATAGAATACATTATCAATTTCATTGAAAATTCACAAAGAGGAATAATAAAATAA
- a CDS encoding bifunctional UDP-3-O-[3-hydroxymyristoyl] N-acetylglucosamine deacetylase/3-hydroxyacyl-ACP dehydratase has protein sequence MLKQKTLKDSFSLRGKGLHTGLDLTVTFNPAPENHGYKIQRIDLEGQPVIDAIAENVVETTRGTVLAKGGVKVSTVEHGMAALYAAGIDNCLIQVNGPEFPILDGSAIAYVQGIEKVGIEEQTAVKDFYIIKHKIEFKDEETGSSIVVLPDDKFSVNVLISYDSKIIPNQFATLENMQDFPTEIAQSRTFVFVREIEPLLSAGLIKGGDLDNAIVIYERQLSQEKLDQLADIMSVPHKDANQLGYINHKPLVWDNEPARHKLLDIIGDLALIGRPIKGRIIATRPGHTINNKFARQMRKEIRQHEVQAPIYNCNEAPVMDVNRIRELLPHRYPFLLVDKIIEVGPTHIVGVKNITGNEPFFQGHFPQEPVMPGVLQVEAMAQTGGLLVLNSVDDPERYSTYFMKIDSVKFRQKVVPGDTLIFRLELLAPIRRGISTMKGYAFVGETVVSEAEFMAQIVKNK, from the coding sequence ATGTTGAAACAAAAGACTCTAAAAGATAGCTTTTCACTAAGAGGAAAAGGTCTTCACACTGGACTTGATCTGACTGTTACATTTAATCCGGCACCGGAAAATCACGGGTATAAGATTCAGCGAATCGATTTAGAAGGACAACCAGTTATTGATGCAATAGCAGAAAATGTAGTAGAAACAACTCGTGGCACTGTTCTTGCTAAAGGAGGAGTGAAAGTCAGTACGGTTGAGCACGGCATGGCAGCTCTTTATGCAGCAGGAATCGACAACTGTCTTATCCAGGTAAACGGTCCTGAATTCCCAATTCTTGATGGTAGCGCTATTGCATACGTACAGGGAATTGAGAAAGTTGGCATTGAAGAACAGACAGCAGTAAAAGATTTCTATATCATCAAGCATAAGATTGAATTTAAAGATGAAGAAACAGGGTCTTCCATCGTTGTTCTTCCAGATGATAAATTCAGTGTAAATGTGCTTATCTCATACGACTCAAAAATTATCCCAAACCAGTTTGCAACGTTGGAAAACATGCAGGATTTCCCAACAGAAATCGCTCAAAGCAGAACTTTCGTTTTCGTTCGCGAAATTGAACCATTGCTTTCAGCAGGCTTAATTAAAGGCGGTGACCTGGACAATGCAATCGTGATTTACGAACGTCAGCTCTCACAAGAAAAATTGGATCAGCTGGCCGACATTATGAGTGTTCCTCATAAAGATGCCAATCAATTGGGATATATTAACCACAAACCGCTTGTGTGGGACAATGAACCTGCACGTCACAAGCTGCTCGACATCATTGGTGACTTGGCACTGATTGGCCGTCCTATAAAAGGCCGCATCATTGCTACTCGTCCGGGACATACTATCAATAATAAGTTTGCCCGTCAGATGAGGAAAGAAATCAGACAGCACGAAGTACAAGCTCCAATCTACAATTGCAATGAGGCTCCTGTAATGGATGTGAACCGCATTCGCGAGCTATTACCTCATCGCTATCCTTTCTTACTGGTAGACAAGATTATCGAAGTAGGACCTACTCATATAGTCGGAGTTAAAAATATCACAGGAAACGAACCATTTTTCCAGGGACACTTTCCTCAGGAGCCGGTTATGCCAGGCGTACTGCAGGTAGAAGCTATGGCACAGACCGGAGGATTGCTTGTTCTGAACTCAGTAGATGATCCTGAAAGATATTCTACTTACTTCATGAAAATCGACTCGGTTAAATTCCGTCAGAAAGTAGTTCCAGGTGATACCTTGATTTTCAGGCTCGAACTGCTTGCTCCTATCCGTAGAGGTATATCTACTATGAAAGGTTATGCTTTCGTTGGAGAGACAGTGGTTAGTGAAGCAGAATTCATGGCACAAATTGTTAAGAACAAATAA
- the lpxD gene encoding UDP-3-O-(3-hydroxymyristoyl)glucosamine N-acyltransferase has product MEFSAKQIAEFIQGEIIGDENACVHTFAKIEEGVPGAISFLSNPKYTHYIYDTQSSIVLVNRDFVPEQEIKATLIKVDNAYESLSKLLTLYEMSKPKKTGIDSLAYISPTAKIGKNAYIAPFACIEDNVVIGDNAMIHSHVTVGAGAKVGDNCIFYPHVTIYHDCRIGNNCILHAGCVIGADGFGFAPTAEGYSKIPQIGIVILEDDVEIGANTCIDRATMGATIIHKGVKLDNLIQIAHNDEIGSHTVMAAQVGIAGSTKVGEWCMFGGQAGLAGHIKVGNKVGIGAQAGIPGNVPSNSNILGTPAIDAKQFFKSSVVYKKLPEMYKALNNLEKEIIELKKQINK; this is encoded by the coding sequence ATGGAATTTTCGGCTAAACAAATTGCAGAATTTATTCAAGGAGAGATAATTGGAGATGAAAATGCCTGCGTTCATACCTTCGCTAAGATTGAAGAAGGAGTTCCCGGAGCAATCTCATTTCTTTCCAATCCCAAGTATACCCATTATATATATGATACTCAATCAAGCATTGTCTTAGTTAACAGAGATTTTGTTCCAGAACAAGAAATTAAGGCTACCCTTATAAAAGTTGACAATGCTTACGAAAGCCTTTCTAAACTGCTCACCCTTTACGAGATGAGCAAACCTAAGAAAACAGGAATTGATTCATTAGCTTATATATCTCCTACAGCAAAAATAGGTAAAAATGCATATATCGCGCCTTTTGCATGTATAGAAGATAATGTTGTAATTGGCGACAATGCAATGATTCATTCACATGTTACAGTTGGTGCCGGCGCAAAAGTAGGCGACAACTGCATATTCTATCCACATGTTACTATTTATCACGACTGTCGTATCGGAAATAACTGCATTTTACATGCCGGTTGCGTAATTGGTGCTGATGGATTCGGTTTTGCTCCAACAGCAGAGGGGTACTCAAAGATTCCTCAGATTGGCATTGTTATATTGGAAGATGATGTAGAGATTGGTGCAAATACTTGTATAGACAGAGCAACCATGGGTGCTACAATTATTCATAAAGGAGTGAAACTGGATAATCTTATCCAAATAGCTCATAATGATGAAATAGGTTCACACACTGTTATGGCCGCTCAGGTAGGTATTGCCGGATCAACCAAAGTCGGCGAATGGTGTATGTTTGGCGGTCAGGCGGGACTTGCCGGACACATTAAAGTTGGTAATAAAGTAGGTATAGGAGCTCAGGCTGGCATTCCAGGAAATGTTCCTTCAAACTCAAATATATTGGGAACACCCGCAATTGATGCAAAACAATTTTTTAAATCGTCTGTGGTATACAAAAAATTGCCAGAGATGTATAAAGCTCTGAATAATCTAGAGAAAGAGATAATTGAACTAAAAAAACAAATAAATAAGTAA
- a CDS encoding HD domain-containing protein produces the protein MINERKIVNDPVFGFINIPGGVISRLINHPLITRLSRIKQMGLSSVVYPGAQHTRFQHSLGAFYLMSEAITQLRLKGNEITPEESEGVLAAILLHDIGHGPFSHVLEDSLIRGVPHEEISLRLMERINKELNGQLDLALCIFKDEYPKRFLHQLVSGQLDMDRLDYLCRDSFYTGVIEGNIGSARIIKMLDVKDDHLVIEAKGIYSIENFLTARRLMYWQVYLHKTSVAYEQMMVNSLLRAKELAFKEIELFASPALRFFLYNDIDPKEFYRNSECLEQFIQLDDSDIWTALKVWSAHPDTVLSTLSQGLINRQIFKVETSTNPISEERMKTLFNEISNKLHISKEDAVYFVSTPSIEKNMYDPADDSIDIIYKDGTIKNIAEASDMLNISLLSKKVKKYYLCYLRLA, from the coding sequence ATGATAAACGAACGAAAGATAGTCAACGATCCGGTTTTCGGCTTCATCAATATACCCGGAGGAGTAATTTCCAGGTTAATCAACCATCCGCTGATTACCCGGTTATCCCGGATAAAACAGATGGGACTATCTTCGGTTGTTTACCCTGGCGCACAGCACACCCGTTTTCAACATTCCTTGGGAGCCTTTTATCTGATGAGTGAGGCCATTACTCAGCTTCGTTTGAAAGGGAATGAGATTACTCCCGAGGAATCAGAAGGAGTGCTGGCCGCCATTCTGTTGCACGACATTGGTCACGGTCCATTCTCACACGTTTTAGAAGACTCTTTAATTAGAGGGGTACCGCATGAAGAGATTTCGCTTCGATTGATGGAACGTATTAATAAAGAACTGAATGGACAACTTGATTTAGCATTATGCATATTCAAGGATGAATATCCTAAAAGATTCTTACACCAATTGGTAAGCGGACAGCTTGATATGGACCGCCTCGACTATCTCTGTCGTGATAGCTTTTATACTGGAGTAATTGAAGGAAACATCGGTTCTGCACGTATCATTAAAATGCTCGATGTGAAAGACGATCATCTTGTAATTGAGGCGAAAGGTATTTATTCAATTGAAAACTTCCTCACCGCTAGGAGACTAATGTATTGGCAAGTTTACCTGCACAAAACATCTGTAGCATATGAACAGATGATGGTAAATTCCTTACTGCGGGCAAAAGAGTTGGCTTTTAAAGAGATAGAATTATTTGCTTCACCCGCTCTGCGTTTTTTCCTATATAATGATATCGATCCAAAAGAATTCTACCGCAACTCTGAATGCTTGGAACAATTCATTCAATTGGACGACAGTGATATATGGACAGCACTAAAAGTATGGAGTGCTCATCCCGACACGGTTCTTTCTACACTAAGCCAAGGACTGATAAATCGACAGATTTTCAAAGTTGAAACCTCAACTAATCCAATCAGTGAAGAAAGAATGAAGACTTTATTTAATGAGATAAGCAATAAGTTGCATATTAGCAAAGAAGATGCTGTATATTTTGTTTCGACCCCAAGTATAGAAAAAAACATGTACGACCCTGCTGATGATAGCATCGACATCATCTATAAAGACGGCACAATCAAGAATATAGCTGAAGCATCTGATATGCTTAATATTTCTCTCCTCTCAAAGAAGGTAAAGAAATACTACCTCTGTTACTTACGGTTGGCTTAA